One window of Panthera tigris isolate Pti1 chromosome C2, P.tigris_Pti1_mat1.1, whole genome shotgun sequence genomic DNA carries:
- the B4GALT4 gene encoding beta-1,4-galactosyltransferase 4 isoform X2, which translates to MGFFVTFHLSYKFRLLLLFLLCLTVLGWATSNYFVGAIQEIPKAKDFMANFNKVLVWGKGKTLTQEASVKEADLNNCPSVSPYLRGQNKLVFKPDLTLEEVEAKNPKVHRGRYHPEECKASQRVAILIPHRNREKHLLYLLEHLHPFLQRQQLDYGIYVIHQAGSKKFNRAKLLNVGYLEALKDENWDCFIFHDVDLVPENDLNIYKCEEQPKHLVVGRNSTGYRLRYNGYFGGVTALSREQFFKVNGFSNNYWGWGGEDDDLRLRVELHRMKIIRPMPNVGKYTMIFHTRDRGNEVNIERGVYPCKKDCLVLYVFQLHTSEIILYYFSLTLLSSLCF; encoded by the exons ATGGGCTTCTTCGTGACTTTCCACCTTTCCTACAAGTTCCGGTTACTGTTGCTTTTTCTCTTATGCCTGACAGTGCTTGGGTGGGCCACCAGTAACTACTTTGTGGGTGCTATTCAAGAGATTCCTAAAGCAAAGGATTTCATGGCCAATTTCAACAAGGTCCTAgtctgggggaagggaaaaactCTGACTCAGGAAGCATCCGTGAAAGAAGCAGACCTCAACAACTGCCCTTCTGTGTCTCCATACCTCa GGGGCCAAAACAAGCTCGTTTTCAAACCAGATCTCACTCTGGAAGAAGTGGAGGCAAAAAATCCCAAAGTGCACAGAGGCCGGTATCACCCCGAGGAATGTAAGGCTTCCCAGCGGGTCGCCATCCTCATTCCACACCGGAACCGAGAGAAACACCTGCTGTACCTGCTCGAACACCTCCATCCCTTCTTGCAGAGGCAGCAGCTGGACTATGGCATCTACGTCATCCACCAG GCTGGAAGTAAAAAGTTTAATCGAGCCAAACTCTTGAATGTGGGCTATCTAGAAGCTCTCAAGGATGAAAACTGGGACTGCTTTATTTTCCACGATGTGGACCTGGTCCCCGAGAACGACTTGAACATTTATAAGTGTGAGGAGCAGCCCAAGCATCTGGTGGTTGGCCGGAACAGCACTGGGTATAG GTTACGTTACAACGGATATTTTGGGGGTGTTACTGCCCTAAGCAGAGAGCAATTTTTCAAGGTGAATGGATTCTCTAACAACTACTGGGGATGGGGAGGCGAAGACGATGACCTCAGACTCAG GGTTGAGCTTCATAGAATGAAAATAATTCGGCCAATGCCTAATGTGGGTAAATATACAATGATCTTCCACACTAGAGACAGAGGCAATGAGGTGAATATAGAACG agGTGTGTATCCCTGTAAAAAAGATTGTTTAGTTTTATATGTTTTTCAACttcatacaagtgaaatcatactgtattatttttctctgacctTACTTAGCTCATTGTGTTTCTGA